In Nymphaea colorata isolate Beijing-Zhang1983 chromosome 3, ASM883128v2, whole genome shotgun sequence, a genomic segment contains:
- the LOC116250768 gene encoding glycine-rich RNA-binding protein 3, mitochondrial-like isoform X1 yields MAKSKNTEPRPKEATSDGEPDEGTPYENADDDKSELHPQGGSPGKIFIGGLAKETTPAQFNKYFGKYGEITDSVIMKDRRTGQPRGFGFVTYADPAVVDKVIQETHVINGKQVEIKRTIPKGAVTAKDFKTKKIFVGGVPTTVTEEEFRNFFSKFGEVKEHQILRDHTTNRSRGFGFITFDSEQVVDELLANGNRIEMAGTQVEIKKAEPKKGGNPPPSKFYNDPRPPYGGFGDAYGGFGGGGGYGASSYRSGSGTFGGRPGGYGGYGGGEFGSGYGGYGGSGLGGYRGESSLGYSSRYGGGFGRGYEGGMLGGYGGAGDSYGGYGGGGYGSGYVSGFGPGYGGPGGSLYGSRGGYAGSSSSRYHPYSSCTASQRTACCSSDSDAA; encoded by the exons ATGGCTAAATCGAAGAACACCGAGCCCAGGCCAAAGGAGGCGACCTCCGATGGCGAACCCGACGAGGGTACTCCATACGAGAACGCCGACGACGACAAATCCGAGCTTCATCCCCAAGGAGGCAGTCCCGG GAAGATCTTCATTGGAGGATTGGCAAAGGAAACCACTCCAG CTCAATTCAACAAATACTTTGGTAAGTATGGCGAGATTACGGACTCCGTGATAATGAAGGACCGGAGGACGGGGCAGCCCCGTGGTTTTGGATTCGTCACGTACGCTGATCCGGCCGTCGTTGATAAGGTTATTCAGGAGACCCATGTCATAAACGGGAAGCAG GTGGAAATCAAAAGGACCATTCCGAAGGGAGCTGTGACTGCGAAAGATTTCAAGACTAAAAAGATCTTCGTTGGTGGGGTGCCCACGACAGTCACAGAAG AGGAGTTCAGGAACTTCTTTTCAAAGTTCGGCGAGGTGAAGGAGCACCAGATTCTACGTGATCATACGACAAATAGATCCCGAGGGTTCGGTTTCATTACGTTTGACTCTGAACAGGTGGTAGACGAACTGTTAGCCAACGGAAACAGGATTGAAATGGCAGGAACACAG GTGGAGATCAAAAAGGCTGAGCCAAAGAAAGGCGGAAATCCACCACCATCCAAGTTCTACAATGACCCTAGACCTCCCTATGGTGGGTTTGGGGATGCATATGGTGgatttggtggtggtggtggctaTGGTGCTAGTTCGTATAGGTCAGGTTCGGGCACTTTTGGTGGTAGGCCAGGAGGTTATGGTGGTTATGGTGGAGGCGAGTTCGGTAGTGGTTATGGAGGATATGGTGGTAGCGGTCTAGGAGGTTATCGAGGAGAGTCTTCTCTTGGTTACTCTAGTCGATACGGTGGAGGCTTTGGTAGAGGTTATGAAGGTGGAATGCTAGGTGGGTATGGTGGAGCTGGTGATAGCTATGGAGGATATGGGGGTGGTGGCTATGGCAGTGGCTACGTCTCAGGCTTTGGACCTGGCTATGGTGGGCCTGGTGGCAGTTTGTATGGAAGTAGAGGTGGCTATGCAGGCAGCAGTAGCAGCCGTTACCATCCATATTCAAG CTGCACTGCGTCCCAGAGGACTGCATGCTGCTCGAGCGACAGTGACGCGGCTTGA
- the LOC116250768 gene encoding glycine-rich RNA-binding protein 3, mitochondrial-like isoform X3, translating into MAKSKNTEPRPKEATSDGEPDEGTPYENADDDKSELHPQGGSPGKIFIGGLAKETTPAQFNKYFGKYGEITDSVIMKDRRTGQPRGFGFVTYADPAVVDKVIQETHVINGKQVEIKRTIPKGAVTAKDFKTKKIFVGGVPTTVTEEEFRNFFSKFGEVKEHQILRDHTTNRSRGFGFITFDSEQVVDELLANGNRIEMAGTQVEIKKAEPKKGGNPPPSKFYNDPRPPYGGFGDAYGGFGGGGGYGASSYRSGSGTFGGRPGGYGGYGGGEFGSGYGGYGGSGLGGYRGESSLGYSSRYGGGFGRGYEGGMLGGYGGAGDSYGGYGGGGYGSGYVSGFGPGYGGPGGSLYGSRGGYAGSSSSRYHPYSR; encoded by the exons ATGGCTAAATCGAAGAACACCGAGCCCAGGCCAAAGGAGGCGACCTCCGATGGCGAACCCGACGAGGGTACTCCATACGAGAACGCCGACGACGACAAATCCGAGCTTCATCCCCAAGGAGGCAGTCCCGG GAAGATCTTCATTGGAGGATTGGCAAAGGAAACCACTCCAG CTCAATTCAACAAATACTTTGGTAAGTATGGCGAGATTACGGACTCCGTGATAATGAAGGACCGGAGGACGGGGCAGCCCCGTGGTTTTGGATTCGTCACGTACGCTGATCCGGCCGTCGTTGATAAGGTTATTCAGGAGACCCATGTCATAAACGGGAAGCAG GTGGAAATCAAAAGGACCATTCCGAAGGGAGCTGTGACTGCGAAAGATTTCAAGACTAAAAAGATCTTCGTTGGTGGGGTGCCCACGACAGTCACAGAAG AGGAGTTCAGGAACTTCTTTTCAAAGTTCGGCGAGGTGAAGGAGCACCAGATTCTACGTGATCATACGACAAATAGATCCCGAGGGTTCGGTTTCATTACGTTTGACTCTGAACAGGTGGTAGACGAACTGTTAGCCAACGGAAACAGGATTGAAATGGCAGGAACACAG GTGGAGATCAAAAAGGCTGAGCCAAAGAAAGGCGGAAATCCACCACCATCCAAGTTCTACAATGACCCTAGACCTCCCTATGGTGGGTTTGGGGATGCATATGGTGgatttggtggtggtggtggctaTGGTGCTAGTTCGTATAGGTCAGGTTCGGGCACTTTTGGTGGTAGGCCAGGAGGTTATGGTGGTTATGGTGGAGGCGAGTTCGGTAGTGGTTATGGAGGATATGGTGGTAGCGGTCTAGGAGGTTATCGAGGAGAGTCTTCTCTTGGTTACTCTAGTCGATACGGTGGAGGCTTTGGTAGAGGTTATGAAGGTGGAATGCTAGGTGGGTATGGTGGAGCTGGTGATAGCTATGGAGGATATGGGGGTGGTGGCTATGGCAGTGGCTACGTCTCAGGCTTTGGACCTGGCTATGGTGGGCCTGGTGGCAGTTTGTATGGAAGTAGAGGTGGCTATGCAGGCAGCAGTAGCAGCCGTTACCATCCATATTCAAGGTAG
- the LOC116250768 gene encoding glycine-rich RNA-binding protein 3, mitochondrial-like isoform X2, which yields MAKSKNTEPRPKEATSDGEPDEGTPYENADDDKSELHPQGGSPGKIFIGGLAKETTPAQFNKYFGKYGEITDSVIMKDRRTGQPRGFGFVTYADPAVVDKVIQETHVINGKQVEIKRTIPKGAVTAKDFKTKKIFVGGVPTTVTEEEFRNFFSKFGEVKEHQILRDHTTNRSRGFGFITFDSEQVVDELLANGNRIEMAGTQVEIKKAEPKKGGNPPPSKFYNDPRPPYGGFGDAYGGFGGGGGYGASSYRSGSGTFGGRPGGYGGYGGGEFGSGYGGYGGSGLGGYRGESSLGYSSRYGGGFGRGYEGGMLGGYGGAGDSYGGYGGGGYGSGYVSGFGPGYGGPGGSLYGSRGGYAGSSSSRYHPYSRTRG from the exons ATGGCTAAATCGAAGAACACCGAGCCCAGGCCAAAGGAGGCGACCTCCGATGGCGAACCCGACGAGGGTACTCCATACGAGAACGCCGACGACGACAAATCCGAGCTTCATCCCCAAGGAGGCAGTCCCGG GAAGATCTTCATTGGAGGATTGGCAAAGGAAACCACTCCAG CTCAATTCAACAAATACTTTGGTAAGTATGGCGAGATTACGGACTCCGTGATAATGAAGGACCGGAGGACGGGGCAGCCCCGTGGTTTTGGATTCGTCACGTACGCTGATCCGGCCGTCGTTGATAAGGTTATTCAGGAGACCCATGTCATAAACGGGAAGCAG GTGGAAATCAAAAGGACCATTCCGAAGGGAGCTGTGACTGCGAAAGATTTCAAGACTAAAAAGATCTTCGTTGGTGGGGTGCCCACGACAGTCACAGAAG AGGAGTTCAGGAACTTCTTTTCAAAGTTCGGCGAGGTGAAGGAGCACCAGATTCTACGTGATCATACGACAAATAGATCCCGAGGGTTCGGTTTCATTACGTTTGACTCTGAACAGGTGGTAGACGAACTGTTAGCCAACGGAAACAGGATTGAAATGGCAGGAACACAG GTGGAGATCAAAAAGGCTGAGCCAAAGAAAGGCGGAAATCCACCACCATCCAAGTTCTACAATGACCCTAGACCTCCCTATGGTGGGTTTGGGGATGCATATGGTGgatttggtggtggtggtggctaTGGTGCTAGTTCGTATAGGTCAGGTTCGGGCACTTTTGGTGGTAGGCCAGGAGGTTATGGTGGTTATGGTGGAGGCGAGTTCGGTAGTGGTTATGGAGGATATGGTGGTAGCGGTCTAGGAGGTTATCGAGGAGAGTCTTCTCTTGGTTACTCTAGTCGATACGGTGGAGGCTTTGGTAGAGGTTATGAAGGTGGAATGCTAGGTGGGTATGGTGGAGCTGGTGATAGCTATGGAGGATATGGGGGTGGTGGCTATGGCAGTGGCTACGTCTCAGGCTTTGGACCTGGCTATGGTGGGCCTGGTGGCAGTTTGTATGGAAGTAGAGGTGGCTATGCAGGCAGCAGTAGCAGCCGTTACCATCCATATTCAAG AACACGAGGCTGA
- the LOC116250768 gene encoding glycine-rich RNA-binding protein 3, mitochondrial-like isoform X4, with protein sequence MAKSKNTEPRPKEATSDGEPDEGTPYENADDDKSELHPQGGSPGKIFIGGLAKETTPAQFNKYFGKYGEITDSVIMKDRRTGQPRGFGFVTYADPAVVDKVIQETHVINGKQVEIKRTIPKGAVTAKDFKTKKIFVGGVPTTVTEEEFRNFFSKFGEVKEHQILRDHTTNRSRGFGFITFDSEQVVDELLANGNRIEMAGTQVEIKKAEPKKGGNPPPSKFYNDPRPPYGGFGDAYGGFGGGGGYGASSYRSGSGTFGGRPGGYGGYGGGEFGSGYGGYGGSGLGGYRGESSLGYSSRYGGGFGRGYEGGMLGGYGGAGDSYGGYGGGGYGSGYVSGFGPGYGGPGGSLYGSRGGYAGSSSSRYHPYSR encoded by the exons ATGGCTAAATCGAAGAACACCGAGCCCAGGCCAAAGGAGGCGACCTCCGATGGCGAACCCGACGAGGGTACTCCATACGAGAACGCCGACGACGACAAATCCGAGCTTCATCCCCAAGGAGGCAGTCCCGG GAAGATCTTCATTGGAGGATTGGCAAAGGAAACCACTCCAG CTCAATTCAACAAATACTTTGGTAAGTATGGCGAGATTACGGACTCCGTGATAATGAAGGACCGGAGGACGGGGCAGCCCCGTGGTTTTGGATTCGTCACGTACGCTGATCCGGCCGTCGTTGATAAGGTTATTCAGGAGACCCATGTCATAAACGGGAAGCAG GTGGAAATCAAAAGGACCATTCCGAAGGGAGCTGTGACTGCGAAAGATTTCAAGACTAAAAAGATCTTCGTTGGTGGGGTGCCCACGACAGTCACAGAAG AGGAGTTCAGGAACTTCTTTTCAAAGTTCGGCGAGGTGAAGGAGCACCAGATTCTACGTGATCATACGACAAATAGATCCCGAGGGTTCGGTTTCATTACGTTTGACTCTGAACAGGTGGTAGACGAACTGTTAGCCAACGGAAACAGGATTGAAATGGCAGGAACACAG GTGGAGATCAAAAAGGCTGAGCCAAAGAAAGGCGGAAATCCACCACCATCCAAGTTCTACAATGACCCTAGACCTCCCTATGGTGGGTTTGGGGATGCATATGGTGgatttggtggtggtggtggctaTGGTGCTAGTTCGTATAGGTCAGGTTCGGGCACTTTTGGTGGTAGGCCAGGAGGTTATGGTGGTTATGGTGGAGGCGAGTTCGGTAGTGGTTATGGAGGATATGGTGGTAGCGGTCTAGGAGGTTATCGAGGAGAGTCTTCTCTTGGTTACTCTAGTCGATACGGTGGAGGCTTTGGTAGAGGTTATGAAGGTGGAATGCTAGGTGGGTATGGTGGAGCTGGTGATAGCTATGGAGGATATGGGGGTGGTGGCTATGGCAGTGGCTACGTCTCAGGCTTTGGACCTGGCTATGGTGGGCCTGGTGGCAGTTTGTATGGAAGTAGAGGTGGCTATGCAGGCAGCAGTAGCAGCCGTTACCATCCATATTCAAG gTGA